In Juglans regia cultivar Chandler chromosome 5, Walnut 2.0, whole genome shotgun sequence, the following are encoded in one genomic region:
- the LOC108990618 gene encoding uncharacterized protein LOC108990618 isoform X4, with protein sequence MSKPNLNFPSKTSLSNPFMSQNQLIDSLTSHISLYSSHSSFHSPNPNPNPIRSSILKWFSSLTVHQRQAHLTAVDSNFVRLLFQMLRKVRTHGRGSFIILPDLPSHDLPGLCFKKSRGLLSRVADSNESERLLFDSTRFFASSEGENINECSCSIKNVDTVTVSEELVENLDRFVNTMDEISNRGFLRGDETELGSDWVELEWLKAKGYYTMEAFVANRLEVALRLAWLNCNNGRKRGVKLKEKASAAGVAANVFWRKKGCVDWWVNLDTVTRRKILTVALGKSAKALTHEILKGATSGLEDEMWLLSAGVEHPERYNHAVTMQKTIPSVTAEAELGSIVTPATLLGKHTSLANAFNSILVLQDIIMIIFSCHSSVYDKGKVFFSTLGSVCTISDCIFRKLRGFLMVVSLDCTKLELLGEEIKKSSPNKSNEKLGAVSRRKKARTRNMKKDVNCAIAHEQKVDLMEPKKIHYIPQEKESCREMSTVLVEHARGMVVEKAQTSSRKSKKEKNKNKKPGFNNLVQVRNLERSVQEDSSHSVVSQGEAAKSGRASDNSTAQNEIVDNPIGNNTLASDSSLRCGFANGPTKEDDAMESIQGASDISTSQNATADNTTGSNILPSNSSLPSSSANGHNGVDNPVQSIRGGFINGSSDSLCCINPECYNLPNNRLANQSISSRIETLICNTEPPTMPALEVDTVLNNGDIDSQNCANRCETNVKLTFPDKPIRPFDVKEESFRVRDSGSVNTYDTGPSNSSERPSNEWPIVAPFYFPSFNSHLPAATDRLHLDVGRNWHNHFQQSFIPTMHHARNSPIEGGCNPVLSRPLPMSLDWPPVVRSACGLAPSVTCNYESGFIPRLQSTYPQGFTPHNLRLNAMSIDDERKYSGDVTDLVTNTQELADECDSHCISEEDVEVHAVSGMDYNQYFGGGVMYWNPSDLPGTGFSRPPSLSSDDSSWAWREADMIRAVDDMVAYSSSYSTNGLTSPTAASFGSPFDPLGPGALGYVMPGSEVPGKMLHPSSALADTTAEEEPTGSLSNLPIDVEGKTGDSLPYPILRPIIIPHMSRERSRSEFKRNPDHKSPCVPPARREQPRIKRPPSPVVLCVPRAPRPPPPSPVSDSRKQRGFPTVRSGSSSPRHWGVRGWYHDGNNLDDACLRMDGAEVVWPTWRNNNLAAHPMIQPLPATLLQDRLIAISQLARDQEHPDIAFPLQPPELQSCPTQRASLSLMHSLLHDEIDSFCKQVAAANMARKPYINWAIKRVTRSLQVLWPRSRTNVFGSNATGLSLPTSDVDLVVCLPPVRNLEPIKEAGILEGRNGIKETCLQHAARYLANQEWVKNDSLKAVENTAIPIIMLAVEVPHDLVTSSTSNAQSPKETTHVTGEQGNDAHSDAVVFEDSAPSSTRCIQTDHVTNNDSKSVRLDISFRSPSHTGLQTTELVKELTDQFPAATPLALVLKQFLADRSLDQSYSGGLSSYCLVLLIIRFLQHEHHLGRPINHKFGSLLMDFLYFFGNVFDPRQMRISVQGSGVYMKRERGCSIDPIHIDDPLFPTNNVGRNCFRIHQCIKGVYVVENMKK encoded by the exons ATGTCCAAGCCAAACCTCAATTTCCCTTCCAAAACTTCGCTCTCCAACCCGTTCATGTCTCAGAACCAGCTCATCGACTCGCTCACCTCCCACATATCCCTCTATAGCTCCCACTCCAGCTTCCACTCCCCAAACCCTAATCCTAACCCCATCAGGTCCTCCATTCTCAAATGGTTCTCATCTCTCACCGTACACCAGCGCCAAGCTCATCTAACGGCCGTAGATTCCAACTTCGTACGACTCCTCTTCCAAATGCTCCGCAAAGTCCGCACCCATGGCCGCGGCTCCTTCATCATCCTCCCCGACCTCCCCTCACATGACCTCCCCGGCCTCTGCTTCAAGAAGTCACGAGGTCTCCTCTCCCGCGTTGCCGATTCCAACGAGTCGGAACGGCTACTCTTCGACTCGACTCGGTTCTTTGCCTCCTCGGAAGGCGAAAACATCAACGAGTGCTCTTGTTCGATCAAGAATGTCGACACAGTGACGGTTAGCGAGGAGTTGGTCGAGAATTTGGATAGGTTCGTGAATACTATGGATGAAATATCGAATAGGGGCTTCTTGAGAGGTGACGAGACCGAGTTGGGATCGGATTGGGTCGAATTGGAGTGGTTGAAGGCGAAAGGGTACTATACCATGGAGGCTTTTGTGGCGAATAGGTTGGAAGTGGCGCTGAGGCTGGCGTGGTTGAATTGTAATAATGGGAGGAAAAGGGGAGTGAAGTTGAAGGAGAAGGCAAGTGCGGCAGGCGTTGCGGCCAATGTGTTTTGGAGGAAGAAGGGCTGTGTGGATTGGTGGGTTAATTTGGATACCGTGACTAGGAGGAAGATTTTGACAGTGGCGTTGGGGAAATCAGCAAAAGCTTTG ACTCACGAGATTCTGAAGGGTGCAACTAGTGGTTTGGAGGATGAGATGTGGCTTTTAAGTGCAGGCGTGGAACATCCAGAGAGATACAATCATGCTGTCACAATGCAAAAGACTATCCCCAGTGTCACTGCAGAGGCAGAACTTGGCTCGATCGTTACCCCTGCTACTCTTTTGGGCAAACATACTtccttagccaatgcatttAATAGCATACTTGTGCTTCAggatattattatgattatattCTCATGTCATAGTAGTGTGTATGATAAAGGGAAAGTGTTTTTTAGTACATTGGGATCTGTTTGTACCATTTCTGATTGTATATTTAGAAAACTGCGAGGATTTCTTATGGTGGTTTCACTTGATTGCACAAAACTTGAACTTCTGGGGGAGGAAATCAAGAAGTCATCACCTAATAAATCCAATGAAAAGCTTGGTGCTGTTAGCCGTAGGAAGAAGGCGAGGACCCGCAATATGAAAAAG GATGTTAATTGTGCAATTGCACATGAACAGAAGGTAGATTTGATGGAGCCCAAAAAGATACATTATATTCCTCAGGAGAAAGAGAGTTGCAGAGAGATGTCAACTGTTCTGGTG GAACATGCCCGAGGAATGGTGGTTGAAAAAGCTCAAACTTCTTCGAGGAAgagtaagaaagaaaaaaacaaaaataaaaaacctggGTTTAACAATCTTGTGCAAGTGAGAAATTTGGAGAGATCAGTCCAGGAAGATTCCTCTCACTCTGTTGTTTCTCAGGGTGAGGCAGCAAAGTCTGGTCGAGCATCAGATAATTCAACCGCCCAGAATGAAATAGTTGATAATCCAATTGGCAATAATACCCTTGCATCTGATTCGAGTCTCCGTTGTGGTTTTGCTAATGGGCCTACTAAGGAGGATGATGCCATGGAAAGCATTCAAGGAGCATCTGATATTTCAACCAGTCAGAATGCAACAGCTGATAATACAACTGGTAGTAATATCCTTCCATCAAATTCAAGTCTTCCTAGTAGTTCTGCTAATGGGCATAATGGGGTGGATAATCCCGTGCAAAGCATTCGAGGAGGTTTTATTAATGGTTCTAGTGATAGTTTATGTTGTATCAATCCAGAGTGTTATAACTTACCTAACAATAGGCTTGCAAATCAAAGTATATCTTCCAGaattgaaaccctaatttgTAATACAGAGCCTCCTACTATGCCTGCATTGGAGGTTGATACTGTTCTCAACAATGGAGATATCGATTCTCAGAATTGTGCAAATAGATGTGAAACTAATGTGAAACTAACTTTTCCTGACAAACCAATCCGACCTTTTGATGTGAAAGAGGAGTCTTTTCGGGTTAGAGATTCAGGGAGTGTAAATACATATGATACTGGACCGTCAAATTCTTCAGAGCGCCCTTCAAATGAGTGGCCCATTGTAGCTCCCTTTTATTTTCCCTCTTTCAACTCACATCTCCCAGCTGCCACCGATCGATTGCATCTGGATGTTGGTCGGAACTGGCATAATCACTTCCAACAATCATTCATACCCACAATGCATCATGCGAGAAACTCTCCAATTGAAGGTGGGTGTAACCCAGTTCTGTCTCGACCATTACCAATGAGTTTAGATTGGCCGCCAGTGGTTCGAAGTGCTTGTGGACTGGCTCCATCAGTAACTTGTAATTATGAGTCTGGATTTATCCCAAGGCTGCAGTCTACGTATCCACAAGGTTTCACCCCTCACAACCTGCGGCTTAATGCAATGTCCATAGATGATGAAAGGAAGTATTCTGGGGATGTCACAGACTTGGTAACGAATACACAGGAACTAGCAGACGAATGTGATAGCCACTGCATATCAGAGGAGGATGTTGAGGTGCATGCTGTTTCTGGGATGGATTATAATCAATACTTTGGCGGAGGTGTGATGTACTGGAATCCTTCTGATCTTCCAGGGACAGGTTTCTCTCGACCTCCTTCACTAAGTTCTGATGATAGCTCATGGGCTTGGCGTGAGGCTGATATGATTAGGGCTGTTGATGACATGGTTGCATATTCTTCTTCGTATAGTACGAACGGCTTGACCTCACCAACTGCAGCTTCATTTGGTTCTCCTTTTGATCCTTTGGGTCCTGGTGCTCTTGGCTATGTAATGCCGGGAAGTGAAGTACCTGGCAAGATGTTGCATCCCTCTTCAGCATTGGCAGACACGACAGCAGAGGAGGAACCTACTGGTTCTTTGTCCAATTTACCCATTGATGTTGAAGGGAAGACAGGAGATTCACTTCCTTACCCCATTCTGCGGCCAATCATCATTCCCCACATGTCTAGAGAAAGATCAAGGTCCGAGTTTAAGCGTAATCCTGATCACAAAAGCCCATGTGTTCCTCCTGCGAGGCGGGAGCAACCTCGGATAAAGCGACCGCCATCACCTGTAGTGCTTTGTGTTCCAAGGGCTCCACGTCCACCACCACCCTCTCCTGTGAGTGACTCCAGAAAACAAAGGGGTTTCCCAACTGTTAGATCTGGTAGTTCGAGCCCAAGGCATTGGGGTGTTAGAGGCTGGTACCATGATGGAAATAACCTTGATGATGCTTGTTTGCgcatggatggcgctgaagttGTTTGGCCTACTTGGAGAAATAACAATCTTGCAGCTCATCCAATGATTCAGCCTCTACCTGCAACTTTGCTGCAAGATCGGCTGATTGCAATATCACAGCTGGCTCGTGATCAGGAACAT CCAGATATTGCATTTCCCTTGCAACCCCCAGAGTTACAGAGCTGTCCTACACAGAGGGCCTCTCTTTCTTTGATGCACAGCCTCCTTCATGATGAGATTGACTCATTCTGCAAGCAG GTTGCCGCTGCAAATATGGCCAGGAAGCCCTACATCAATTGGGCCATCAAGCGGGTTACACGATCTCTCCAAGTTCTATGGCCAAGGTCCCGGACAAATGTATTTGGTTCAAATGCAACTGGTTTGTCCCTGCCAACGAGTGATGTGGACCTCGTGGTTTGTCTCCCTCCAGTGAGGAACCTG GAACCTATTAAAGAAGCCGGGATATTGGAAGGACGTAATGGCATTAAAGAAACTTGCCTTCAG CATGCAGCCAGGTATCTTGCAAACCAGGAGTGGGTAAAAAATGACTCTCTTAAGGCTGTGGAAAATACAGCT ATACCTATCATTATGCTTGCGGTGGAAGTTCCTCATGATCTTGTTACCTCTTCTACCTCTAATGCACAATCACCTAAGGAGACGACTCATGTAACTGGTGAACAAGGCAATGATGCTCATTCTGATGCGGTTGTTTTTGAAGATTCTGCTCCTTCTAGTACTAGATGCATACAGACAGATCATGTTACTAATAATGATTCAAAATCAGTTCGTCTTGACATCAGTTTTAGGTCACCATCACATACAGGACTCCAAACTACAGAACTG GTTAAAGAGCTGACTGATCAGTTTCCAGCTGCTACACCCCTTGCTTTGGTACTGAAACAGTTCTTGGCAGATCGTAGCCTGGACCAGTCATATTCTGGTGGTTTAAGTTCCTACTGTTTG GTGTTACTGATTATACGTTTTCTTCAGCATGAGCATCATCTTGGCCGGCCTATTAACCAT AAATTTGGAAGTCTTCTGATGGATTTTCTATATTTCTTTGG CAATGTGTTTGATCCTCGCCAAATGCGTATTTCGGTTCAGGGGAGTGGAGTTTATATGAAAAGGGAAAGAGGTTGCAG CATTGATCCAATACACATTGATGATCCTCTATTTCCAACAAATAATGTGGGGAGAAATTGTTTTAGGATACATCAGTGTATTAAG GGTGTATATGTGGTAGAAAACATGAAAAAGTGA
- the LOC108990618 gene encoding uncharacterized protein LOC108990618 isoform X1 has protein sequence MSKPNLNFPSKTSLSNPFMSQNQLIDSLTSHISLYSSHSSFHSPNPNPNPIRSSILKWFSSLTVHQRQAHLTAVDSNFVRLLFQMLRKVRTHGRGSFIILPDLPSHDLPGLCFKKSRGLLSRVADSNESERLLFDSTRFFASSEGENINECSCSIKNVDTVTVSEELVENLDRFVNTMDEISNRGFLRGDETELGSDWVELEWLKAKGYYTMEAFVANRLEVALRLAWLNCNNGRKRGVKLKEKASAAGVAANVFWRKKGCVDWWVNLDTVTRRKILTVALGKSAKALTHEILKGATSGLEDEMWLLSAGVEHPERYNHAVTMQKTIPSVTAEAELGSIVTPATLLGKHTSLANAFNSILVLQDIIMIIFSCHSSVYDKGKVFFSTLGSVCTISDCIFRKLRGFLMVVSLDCTKLELLGEEIKKSSPNKSNEKLGAVSRRKKARTRNMKKDVNCAIAHEQKVDLMEPKKIHYIPQEKESCREMSTVLVEHARGMVVEKAQTSSRKSKKEKNKNKKPGFNNLVQVRNLERSVQEDSSHSVVSQGEAAKSGRASDNSTAQNEIVDNPIGNNTLASDSSLRCGFANGPTKEDDAMESIQGASDISTSQNATADNTTGSNILPSNSSLPSSSANGHNGVDNPVQSIRGGFINGSSDSLCCINPECYNLPNNRLANQSISSRIETLICNTEPPTMPALEVDTVLNNGDIDSQNCANRCETNVKLTFPDKPIRPFDVKEESFRVRDSGSVNTYDTGPSNSSERPSNEWPIVAPFYFPSFNSHLPAATDRLHLDVGRNWHNHFQQSFIPTMHHARNSPIEGGCNPVLSRPLPMSLDWPPVVRSACGLAPSVTCNYESGFIPRLQSTYPQGFTPHNLRLNAMSIDDERKYSGDVTDLVTNTQELADECDSHCISEEDVEVHAVSGMDYNQYFGGGVMYWNPSDLPGTGFSRPPSLSSDDSSWAWREADMIRAVDDMVAYSSSYSTNGLTSPTAASFGSPFDPLGPGALGYVMPGSEVPGKMLHPSSALADTTAEEEPTGSLSNLPIDVEGKTGDSLPYPILRPIIIPHMSRERSRSEFKRNPDHKSPCVPPARREQPRIKRPPSPVVLCVPRAPRPPPPSPVSDSRKQRGFPTVRSGSSSPRHWGVRGWYHDGNNLDDACLRMDGAEVVWPTWRNNNLAAHPMIQPLPATLLQDRLIAISQLARDQEHPDIAFPLQPPELQSCPTQRASLSLMHSLLHDEIDSFCKQVAAANMARKPYINWAIKRVTRSLQVLWPRSRTNVFGSNATGLSLPTSDVDLVVCLPPVRNLEPIKEAGILEGRNGIKETCLQHAARYLANQEWVKNDSLKAVENTAIPIIMLAVEVPHDLVTSSTSNAQSPKETTHVTGEQGNDAHSDAVVFEDSAPSSTRCIQTDHVTNNDSKSVRLDISFRSPSHTGLQTTELVKELTDQFPAATPLALVLKQFLADRSLDQSYSGGLSSYCLVLLIIRFLQHEHHLGRPINHKFGSLLMDFLYFFGNVFDPRQMRISVQGSGVYMKRERGCSIDPIHIDDPLFPTNNVGRNCFRIHQCIKAFSEAYSVLENELTCIPDYGDACSMPPCRLLPKIIPSIDLV, from the exons ATGTCCAAGCCAAACCTCAATTTCCCTTCCAAAACTTCGCTCTCCAACCCGTTCATGTCTCAGAACCAGCTCATCGACTCGCTCACCTCCCACATATCCCTCTATAGCTCCCACTCCAGCTTCCACTCCCCAAACCCTAATCCTAACCCCATCAGGTCCTCCATTCTCAAATGGTTCTCATCTCTCACCGTACACCAGCGCCAAGCTCATCTAACGGCCGTAGATTCCAACTTCGTACGACTCCTCTTCCAAATGCTCCGCAAAGTCCGCACCCATGGCCGCGGCTCCTTCATCATCCTCCCCGACCTCCCCTCACATGACCTCCCCGGCCTCTGCTTCAAGAAGTCACGAGGTCTCCTCTCCCGCGTTGCCGATTCCAACGAGTCGGAACGGCTACTCTTCGACTCGACTCGGTTCTTTGCCTCCTCGGAAGGCGAAAACATCAACGAGTGCTCTTGTTCGATCAAGAATGTCGACACAGTGACGGTTAGCGAGGAGTTGGTCGAGAATTTGGATAGGTTCGTGAATACTATGGATGAAATATCGAATAGGGGCTTCTTGAGAGGTGACGAGACCGAGTTGGGATCGGATTGGGTCGAATTGGAGTGGTTGAAGGCGAAAGGGTACTATACCATGGAGGCTTTTGTGGCGAATAGGTTGGAAGTGGCGCTGAGGCTGGCGTGGTTGAATTGTAATAATGGGAGGAAAAGGGGAGTGAAGTTGAAGGAGAAGGCAAGTGCGGCAGGCGTTGCGGCCAATGTGTTTTGGAGGAAGAAGGGCTGTGTGGATTGGTGGGTTAATTTGGATACCGTGACTAGGAGGAAGATTTTGACAGTGGCGTTGGGGAAATCAGCAAAAGCTTTG ACTCACGAGATTCTGAAGGGTGCAACTAGTGGTTTGGAGGATGAGATGTGGCTTTTAAGTGCAGGCGTGGAACATCCAGAGAGATACAATCATGCTGTCACAATGCAAAAGACTATCCCCAGTGTCACTGCAGAGGCAGAACTTGGCTCGATCGTTACCCCTGCTACTCTTTTGGGCAAACATACTtccttagccaatgcatttAATAGCATACTTGTGCTTCAggatattattatgattatattCTCATGTCATAGTAGTGTGTATGATAAAGGGAAAGTGTTTTTTAGTACATTGGGATCTGTTTGTACCATTTCTGATTGTATATTTAGAAAACTGCGAGGATTTCTTATGGTGGTTTCACTTGATTGCACAAAACTTGAACTTCTGGGGGAGGAAATCAAGAAGTCATCACCTAATAAATCCAATGAAAAGCTTGGTGCTGTTAGCCGTAGGAAGAAGGCGAGGACCCGCAATATGAAAAAG GATGTTAATTGTGCAATTGCACATGAACAGAAGGTAGATTTGATGGAGCCCAAAAAGATACATTATATTCCTCAGGAGAAAGAGAGTTGCAGAGAGATGTCAACTGTTCTGGTG GAACATGCCCGAGGAATGGTGGTTGAAAAAGCTCAAACTTCTTCGAGGAAgagtaagaaagaaaaaaacaaaaataaaaaacctggGTTTAACAATCTTGTGCAAGTGAGAAATTTGGAGAGATCAGTCCAGGAAGATTCCTCTCACTCTGTTGTTTCTCAGGGTGAGGCAGCAAAGTCTGGTCGAGCATCAGATAATTCAACCGCCCAGAATGAAATAGTTGATAATCCAATTGGCAATAATACCCTTGCATCTGATTCGAGTCTCCGTTGTGGTTTTGCTAATGGGCCTACTAAGGAGGATGATGCCATGGAAAGCATTCAAGGAGCATCTGATATTTCAACCAGTCAGAATGCAACAGCTGATAATACAACTGGTAGTAATATCCTTCCATCAAATTCAAGTCTTCCTAGTAGTTCTGCTAATGGGCATAATGGGGTGGATAATCCCGTGCAAAGCATTCGAGGAGGTTTTATTAATGGTTCTAGTGATAGTTTATGTTGTATCAATCCAGAGTGTTATAACTTACCTAACAATAGGCTTGCAAATCAAAGTATATCTTCCAGaattgaaaccctaatttgTAATACAGAGCCTCCTACTATGCCTGCATTGGAGGTTGATACTGTTCTCAACAATGGAGATATCGATTCTCAGAATTGTGCAAATAGATGTGAAACTAATGTGAAACTAACTTTTCCTGACAAACCAATCCGACCTTTTGATGTGAAAGAGGAGTCTTTTCGGGTTAGAGATTCAGGGAGTGTAAATACATATGATACTGGACCGTCAAATTCTTCAGAGCGCCCTTCAAATGAGTGGCCCATTGTAGCTCCCTTTTATTTTCCCTCTTTCAACTCACATCTCCCAGCTGCCACCGATCGATTGCATCTGGATGTTGGTCGGAACTGGCATAATCACTTCCAACAATCATTCATACCCACAATGCATCATGCGAGAAACTCTCCAATTGAAGGTGGGTGTAACCCAGTTCTGTCTCGACCATTACCAATGAGTTTAGATTGGCCGCCAGTGGTTCGAAGTGCTTGTGGACTGGCTCCATCAGTAACTTGTAATTATGAGTCTGGATTTATCCCAAGGCTGCAGTCTACGTATCCACAAGGTTTCACCCCTCACAACCTGCGGCTTAATGCAATGTCCATAGATGATGAAAGGAAGTATTCTGGGGATGTCACAGACTTGGTAACGAATACACAGGAACTAGCAGACGAATGTGATAGCCACTGCATATCAGAGGAGGATGTTGAGGTGCATGCTGTTTCTGGGATGGATTATAATCAATACTTTGGCGGAGGTGTGATGTACTGGAATCCTTCTGATCTTCCAGGGACAGGTTTCTCTCGACCTCCTTCACTAAGTTCTGATGATAGCTCATGGGCTTGGCGTGAGGCTGATATGATTAGGGCTGTTGATGACATGGTTGCATATTCTTCTTCGTATAGTACGAACGGCTTGACCTCACCAACTGCAGCTTCATTTGGTTCTCCTTTTGATCCTTTGGGTCCTGGTGCTCTTGGCTATGTAATGCCGGGAAGTGAAGTACCTGGCAAGATGTTGCATCCCTCTTCAGCATTGGCAGACACGACAGCAGAGGAGGAACCTACTGGTTCTTTGTCCAATTTACCCATTGATGTTGAAGGGAAGACAGGAGATTCACTTCCTTACCCCATTCTGCGGCCAATCATCATTCCCCACATGTCTAGAGAAAGATCAAGGTCCGAGTTTAAGCGTAATCCTGATCACAAAAGCCCATGTGTTCCTCCTGCGAGGCGGGAGCAACCTCGGATAAAGCGACCGCCATCACCTGTAGTGCTTTGTGTTCCAAGGGCTCCACGTCCACCACCACCCTCTCCTGTGAGTGACTCCAGAAAACAAAGGGGTTTCCCAACTGTTAGATCTGGTAGTTCGAGCCCAAGGCATTGGGGTGTTAGAGGCTGGTACCATGATGGAAATAACCTTGATGATGCTTGTTTGCgcatggatggcgctgaagttGTTTGGCCTACTTGGAGAAATAACAATCTTGCAGCTCATCCAATGATTCAGCCTCTACCTGCAACTTTGCTGCAAGATCGGCTGATTGCAATATCACAGCTGGCTCGTGATCAGGAACAT CCAGATATTGCATTTCCCTTGCAACCCCCAGAGTTACAGAGCTGTCCTACACAGAGGGCCTCTCTTTCTTTGATGCACAGCCTCCTTCATGATGAGATTGACTCATTCTGCAAGCAG GTTGCCGCTGCAAATATGGCCAGGAAGCCCTACATCAATTGGGCCATCAAGCGGGTTACACGATCTCTCCAAGTTCTATGGCCAAGGTCCCGGACAAATGTATTTGGTTCAAATGCAACTGGTTTGTCCCTGCCAACGAGTGATGTGGACCTCGTGGTTTGTCTCCCTCCAGTGAGGAACCTG GAACCTATTAAAGAAGCCGGGATATTGGAAGGACGTAATGGCATTAAAGAAACTTGCCTTCAG CATGCAGCCAGGTATCTTGCAAACCAGGAGTGGGTAAAAAATGACTCTCTTAAGGCTGTGGAAAATACAGCT ATACCTATCATTATGCTTGCGGTGGAAGTTCCTCATGATCTTGTTACCTCTTCTACCTCTAATGCACAATCACCTAAGGAGACGACTCATGTAACTGGTGAACAAGGCAATGATGCTCATTCTGATGCGGTTGTTTTTGAAGATTCTGCTCCTTCTAGTACTAGATGCATACAGACAGATCATGTTACTAATAATGATTCAAAATCAGTTCGTCTTGACATCAGTTTTAGGTCACCATCACATACAGGACTCCAAACTACAGAACTG GTTAAAGAGCTGACTGATCAGTTTCCAGCTGCTACACCCCTTGCTTTGGTACTGAAACAGTTCTTGGCAGATCGTAGCCTGGACCAGTCATATTCTGGTGGTTTAAGTTCCTACTGTTTG GTGTTACTGATTATACGTTTTCTTCAGCATGAGCATCATCTTGGCCGGCCTATTAACCAT AAATTTGGAAGTCTTCTGATGGATTTTCTATATTTCTTTGG CAATGTGTTTGATCCTCGCCAAATGCGTATTTCGGTTCAGGGGAGTGGAGTTTATATGAAAAGGGAAAGAGGTTGCAG CATTGATCCAATACACATTGATGATCCTCTATTTCCAACAAATAATGTGGGGAGAAATTGTTTTAGGATACATCAGTGTATTAAG GCATTTTCAGAAGCCTATTCTGTCTTGGAGAATGAGCTTACATGCATTCCTGATTATGGTGATGCATGTTCGATGCCGCCATGTAGATTGCTTCCAAAAATCATCCCTAGTATTGATCTTGTATAG